From one Trifolium pratense cultivar HEN17-A07 linkage group LG1, ARS_RC_1.1, whole genome shotgun sequence genomic stretch:
- the LOC123915333 gene encoding pEARLI1-like lipid transfer protein 1, translating to MASNKLSALIILFSLLAYSTFSHACGSCKPPPTPKPSPPPPSPCPPPPSKTHPPPHASPPPKVSNPPPTPNASPPPKVSTPPPSTTPNASPPPKASAPPPSTTQKCPSDTLKLGVCADVLGLVNVIVGSPASSKCCALIQGLADLDAALCLCTAIKANILGINLDVPVTLSLLLSACEKSVPSGFQCS from the coding sequence ATGGCTTCCAACAAGCTTAGTGCACTCATTATATTGTTTTCCCTCCTTGCTTATTCAACATTCTCTCATGCTTGTGGTTCATGCAAACCACCTCCAACACCGAAGCCTAGCCCTCCACCACCTTCACCTTGTCCTCCACCACCATCAAAAACACATCCTCCACCACATGCTAGCCCTCCACCTAAGGTTAGTAATCCACCACCAACACCCAATGCTAGTCCTCCACCTAAGGTTAGTACTCCACCACCTTCAACAACTCCAAATGCTAGTCCTCCACCTAAGGCTAGTGCTCCACCTCCTTCAACAACACAAAAATGTCCTAGTGACACATTAAAACTAGGTGTTTGTGCTGATGTTTTAGGACTTGTTAATGTTATTGTTGGAAGTCCTGCTTCAAGCAAGTGTTGTGCATTGATTCAAGGTTTGGCTGATTTGGATGCAGCACTTTGTCTTTGTACTGCTATTAAGGCTAATATTCTTGGTATCAACTTGGATGTACCTGTCACACTAAGTCTTCTACTTAGTGCTTGTGAAAAATCTGTTCCTTCTGGTTTCCAATGTTCTTAG